A single window of Aquarana catesbeiana isolate 2022-GZ linkage group LG10, ASM4218655v1, whole genome shotgun sequence DNA harbors:
- the LOC141111453 gene encoding olfactory receptor 5V1-like yields MATKNESSLDDFFLLGFSKGLIICSLIIAVTYAIIVTGNIAVFIIIRVDSHLQTPMYFFLSCLSSLDVCYASVTLPMMVANALTGNSKISFSSCFMQMYFFVSFGGAESLLLASMAYDRYVAICNPFRYILIMNKEFCSCLVAGCWFLGFGNAMLHTLMTLKLTFCRERRINHYFCDVIPMLEAACSNTQSSQVVLHVDTVLLGLTTFLIVIISYVRIISAILKIQSSAGRRKVFSTCSAHLIVVIIFFITGSFSYNSLKSGDSIDEIRVSSIVYSVFPPLLNPVIYCLRNKEVKMAFRKAFVKS; encoded by the coding sequence ATGGCCACTAAAAATGAGAGTtctttggatgatttttttttgctgGGGTTTTCAAAGGGCTTGATCATATGTTCACTTATAATTGCCGTGACTTATGCAATTATTGTAACTGGGAATATAGCTGTTTTTATCATCATTCGTGTTGATAGCCATCTTCAGACTCCCATGTACTTTTTCTTGAGTTGCCTATCTTCATTAGATGTCTGTTATGCATCTGTTACTCTTCCCATGATGGTGGCCAATGCCTTAACTGGCAACTCAAAGATTTCCTTCAGCAGCTGCTTTATGCAGATGTATTTCTTTGTTTCTTTTGGAGGAGCTGAAAGTCTTCTTTTAGCTTCCATGGCCTATGACCGATATGTGGCAATATGCAACCCATTCCGATATATACTTATAATGAACAAGGAGTTCTGCTCATgtttggtggcaggctgctggttctTAGGTTTCGGGAACGCCATGCTTCACACCTTAATGACTTTGAAATTGACTTTCTGCAGAGAACGGCGCATAAACCATTATTTCTGTGACGTTATTCCCATGTTGGAAGCTGCTTGTAGCAATACACAGAGTAGTCAAGTGGTACTTCATGTAGACACCGTTCTTCTTGGATTGACAACTTTTTTAATTGTGATTATTTCTTATGTACGGATCATCTCTGCCATACTGAAAATCCAGTCTTCCGCTGGAAGGAGGAAAGTCTTCTCCACTTGCTCGGCCCACCTTATTGTTGTCATAATATTCTTTATAACTGGAAGCTTCAGTTACAATAGCCTGAAATCTGGAGATTCCATTGACGAAATCCGAGTCTCATCTATTGTTTATAGCGTTTTTCCTCCATTGCTGAATCCTGTTATCTACTGCCTGAGGAACAAAGAAGTAAAGATGGCTTTCAGAAAAGCATTTGtaaaaagctaa